A stretch of DNA from Cygnus atratus isolate AKBS03 ecotype Queensland, Australia chromosome 9, CAtr_DNAZoo_HiC_assembly, whole genome shotgun sequence:
AAGCCCAAAGAAGTCcaaaaaataatggttttggAACAGGCAAAACTTTGTTCTTACTTTGCTATCCATAAAAGCAACCTGGCTCCAACAGGAAGAcaactgctgctgtttcctcaCTCATCTGACGCTTGCAAACATGTATATTGCCATACCTTGCATTGTTGTACGTTTTTATACACATTATTCAACGTATATACTATTTGATCTCTAGAAGTTATTGAAATGCTAATGTGCTTGTGTGTTCATTTCCCCAGGCTTTATGGCTCAGTGATGAGTTCAAGAAGAAGCTGATAAAAAAGCTCGGGAACTTTCCCCATCCAAATGGTTAAACTTCTCCAGCTGTTTCCCTGGCATTTCACTGTGACTCAGTAATGAAGATGCAAGTCATAATCAGTCAGTGGAAAGTTTAGACAGTCtatgaaagaaatgtgaatgaaaTTTTGCACTGATGTAAGTGCAAGAAGTGTTTTCAGGAGTAATTACTCATGTGGCTTTTTCAGGAGTAATTACTCATGCGCTTGGATGCCGGTCATCGCAGCCGTCGAGTCAGGATGGAAGTGCCAGGCTTCACGTGCCCCAAATTTGCTACAGAATTTTGTCTTGTTTGAGCCAGTCCTAAAAGACAGTGAACACTAGGAGAAATTGGTTTACCTTTATTGGGTATATGACTATTaccttgaaacattttttttacatcaggGAAAGACAGGGAGAAGAGTTGTGCAGCAACTTTCATCCCCCTAAAAAATAATGGAACTGTCAAAATCATGAGGTAAGTTACATTTCATACAGATGCTTACGATCAGGGAAGAATACTCTTAAATTTGCAGACAAAGTTGTTTGCATAATTGCTGTATATATGTAGCCACTGTATATATTCGTGCATGCTCAGCCTTTGTTGGGCTGTGgttctgttttctaaaaaaaaaaaaagaccattttcaGAGTAGCACTACTACTAACCACAGGCAGCTTTGAATTTTCTGTGGGATTTTCTTGTTCACTCTTGTCTTGTATAGTCTGTctcaatttttatattttttgttgtgtatttttttgtattatgaactttttatacatttttttacatgAACAATTTTAACTTGAATAGAATGAGGTGCttaaactgaaatagaaaaaaaaaataaaaaaaaccacctcatATTTTGAGTTTTAGAAAACTCAACTTGGAAAACTCAGGTTTTCCAAGAAGAGTGTTACTCTGTGGGCAATACCTGTAGTATTGTAAGTAGTACAGTAGTAAGAGATCTGAAAATAATGTCATTTGCAGAAGAGAGCAGCTACCTGattgtcttatttttaaagacacgCAATTCTATGGATCATCTTCCCCTGTGTATGtttatgaaaggaaaagcatactttttaaaaatcaggattaaaaaggaaacattcacactgcttgtgtttcattttttattttaagtgtttgatGAAATACACCTCTTTTAGAGGTTACCTGCTGGTTCTCTGCCATGGGCCATCTCGTCCACCCTTAGTGCTGCTGTGCCAAACGCTGTCAGGTCAGGGCATGTTCCCGTCCACATCTGCCAGCCCTCGTGAGCTGTCACGCAGCAATAGCAttctctctccatccctctccAGGAGGGATTTCTCCACGGAGAGTCCGGAGAGGTTTCCGCTGGCCAAGGGAGAGGCTGTGGCAGTGCCCCAAGCCTCGTGGGCTCTTCTGCTGATGGGGGGTTTAGGGAAAACCAGGCCAGGTGTGTTGTACACCTCCCCATGTGGATGCAGAGCTGTCCTTGGCTCTTTCTCTGCCAGGCAAACAGAAATTGCCACTGGGGGCACTTGGTGCCTTGGTGGACACTTCTCACCTTCCACCCTCGGGcagctgggatggggctggtgtccccagccccgtccctcCGAGGGCAGTCTCCTGCTGGTTGCAGTTCCTCACATCATAGTTGCCAGTTTTCGCTTCTTTTGCAGTgaaaactgtttatttctttttgtttttgtggtgggAAACCCGTGTCAGTAAGCGGAGCAGTGATGAGCTTGGAAGAGGGAATGGGAGCGTGTTTGTCCCCACATCCCTCCCTGGGTTTTCAATTTAAACCTCAGGTCTTGTTTCAAAATGGCAAGggggtttctttttttgctatGTAGTGATTAAACACGTGCTGTTCCACATATGCAATGCTTATCcactaataataaaaatgcagatgtcattgtctgtttttttctactaaTGAATAAAGCAATTTATCCCATAAAAGGGAACATTAAGGGGataattttccaaaatgtcAATACTAGTTTTACTGCTAGCTAATGGTTCTATTGAGTGCAGATGCTAAATTACAgcacaaaatgcttttgttggAAAATATTAGTGAGTTTAGAAAGGTAAGGCATACCCACACTGTATATTTTGTGAACGTACAGGCCCCTCATACTGGTGATCTCTTAGGCAGGCTGCATTGGGCTCACAGCCATTTGCATGTACTTGGTGGTGATTTGTTGCAAATTAGCTAGATTCTCAAAAATGAGTCTTTCTGAGCATGCAAAATAAAGGGGTTTGCAAAAACTGAGCAAGACTTTGCCTGtaatggaggaggaggaaggggaaggctgCTTCTGTGTGCCCCAGCTGCTGCGAGAGCTGCCAGGGCATGCGGAGGGGACGAGATGCAggctttagaaagaaaaaggtaagttgctttaaaaaaaaaaaaaggcaaaaaaaaagttttctttggcAAGAAGCTTCGTTGTCTACAAAGCCAACTTCAGCTCATAATTCTGATGTggctcaaggaaaaaaaaaagttccaaagGGGCTCTTATTTTAAAGCTAGCTGATTTTGCTTGCTAACTAAAAGATCTTGTTCTCAAAATGTGTAAGTTACACAGCACTTGAAAATTGTAAGATACCTGATACAAGCAGTGCTCCGATAGGACTCCCTGGCCAAAAGCAGAAATGGGTAAAACACAGCTGGAAGTAGGATGCTTGCTTGTAGGAACGGGGGCAGTGCAGCAGATGGTCCAAAGATACAATATTTCAACACTGCAGttctttaaatcaaaatcaagaagcttttgaaaacacatgtatttctgtgctcttcAGCTCTGGCTTTGTCTGTGTGACTGCCCTtcctgcaggaaggaggaaTGGAAGCAATACAACAAAAGGGCCCGCAGAGCACCCAGGTGTGAGGCTGCTCTTGCCTTATGTCTGCATTACGGGCACGCTGTAGGGGTAAGGACCATGGCTCTACTTCAGTTAGCAAGCTGGGGGAGGTTATAGGATGCCATTGCGAGGGCCGGCGTGGTACGCAGGTGACACTGATGCTGGTGGGACAAAGAGCAGCAGTGACATTGCTGGGATCAGCTCAGACAAGCTGAGAAGAGCAGTCCTCCTCCCACCCCGCCTCTGTTTAGGCCGGCTTTGGCTTTAGCACTGGAAGGAAGAACTTGGACAATAATCACCCAGTCATCCTTTCTGCCCTTAAGAGCTCTGCCCCAAATTCTCGCACCATTGAATTAAACAGCGCAGCTATTGTTTTCCCTGGGGCCAGGCTTTTCACCCAGGAAACCGTGAGAGGGGCTGGAAATGGCTGTGAACAAGAATGGCTCAGTCCAGAGAGACAATCCGCAGGAAATGCAGCTGGTGGAAGGAACAAGAGGGAAATTGGATTCTTGAATTTGCCCCCAGGGCTGGATGGTACCATGGTACACTGCTTAGATGGGGGCAGTAGCCAAGCACTTTAAGAGTCTGATCAATACAATTGTCTTATCGATTTGTGTCATAACTCAAGGAAGAAAAGGTCACCGTGTTTTTTTTATGCAAAGTGTAATTTTATTAGGcaataaatagaataaataaggaacttcataataaataaatcaggaataTTATAAATACGTTTCAGTTTCTGAAacctgaataaataaaacatttaagacAGGTAACAGCTGAGTGTTCGGTGGTCTGAGAACATTATCGCATGATATAGCTTATTGTCTAGAAGTGTAGAAATTTAACAAGATAGCTTAAAAGGCACTGGCAATAGCTCACTAAAACACGCCTTATAAGAAACTCGGTAAAATGGGACATGCTCGCTTCCTACAAAGCCCCCAGCCAAGCTGCAGGACACCCACCGCGCCATGTCTTCTTCCTGCAACGCTCCAAGGCGGCTTCGGGCGCTGCCCGGGGGGCTCACAGGGCGCTCAGGTAGTTCATCATCCTGTCGATGGTGACGGCGCGGATGTGGAAGGCGTGCAGGACGCCGCAGAGCCTCATGCGGTCCTTGAAGGAGGTCAGCGCCGCGCTGGGAGGCGGCTGCAGCGCGCCCGGGCTGCCCGGCTGCAGGGCCTGCGGGGGGGCAGCAGTGTTAGGAGGGGGGACAGGGATTAATTCCACATCCTCCCAGACCAAGGTGTCCATCGGGGCACACGGACTCTTCCCACTATCCCTAAGAAGCTCTCTGCAGTCAGCCCTGCGGTGGTGAGGCTCTCCAACCTCTCTGAAGATGCACAGgcaatgattttttcttttttcccctctatcaGCTTTTGTTAAGCTAGCAAACCCAACAAGCCCTTAATATCTGCCTCCTTTACCTTCTAGAAAAACCAGTGACAACTTTCTAAATTATCAGAAATGATCATTCACTCTACAACTAACTGCAGAACAGAACGCTCTGGGTTAAAACGCTGGTTTAAGGCAGAAATAATAGAAAGGACCAAGACAGAAACGCTTACTTTCATCATCTCGTCAATGGACGTCAGCACCTTCTGATCGCTGAGCTCTGCCCTGTAGGCTTTCAGATCTTCATAGATCCCCCGCAAGCATTTACGCTGCAAAAGTCAGAATTATTAAGAAATGCTGGAATTTGTTGCTAAAAGCTTTAAATGCAAACCAAGCAAAATAAGTGGTTCTTTTGAGAAACCTCCAATTTACCTTATCAAAAGTAGAACTTTCCAGCACTGGACAGTTTCCAGTCTgcaaatgaaggaagaaatgatACATGCATTAAAATGTGGAAATGTGAGTTTCCTCATGGCTGTTCCATGACACTGGGTTGCTGAATCCTGATCGTTTGCTTTTTACCCTTGGCTCCTCAGATGTGCAAGCTTTTATCGTGTTGATTTGATCCTTAGTGATATCTTTGAGATCAACCTCTTCCAGGGTACATTCAAATCCCAGTGTCCCATGTTCCTgcattaaaaagagagagaaataaataaataaataaatggggtAATTGATTCAGCTCCAGAAGGTGGCGAATGAACCAAGTGTCTGAAGTTGAGGAAAATGTGGCAGTTGTGCTAAACACGCTCAAGCTTTGTTCTGTGTGCTGTTGCTGGATGCATGTCTCCATTACTTTAGCAGCACAAATTGTTCTCTCAGACACTGAATCCATGGAGAACTTTGTGTCACTGTAATTTCAGATGTAAAATTTTCTCCTAGGAAGTCAGAAATAGCAAATACCATCCGCACTTAGCAGTGCTCAGTGACACACCACAAGCGTTGTCCAACCACACTACACCTATTTAGTGGCTTTCTTTAGGGCTTCTCTGAGATGAAGCTTGCAACAATAGCAGGGAATTttagccaaaaaagaaaaaaa
This window harbors:
- the IL12A gene encoding interleukin-12 subunit alpha, which codes for MEERGTARGTGTARGTGTGTGRGSGRWALLAALCLALPLPAPALPPPVPSPVPELRRSRALLDAARASLLSLKEHGTLGFECTLEEVDLKDITKDQINTIKACTSEEPRTGNCPVLESSTFDKRKCLRGIYEDLKAYRAELSDQKVLTSIDEMMKALQPGSPGALQPPPSAALTSFKDRMRLCGVLHAFHIRAVTIDRMMNYLSAL